The genomic stretch aaaccactcaaacccaaaagccccaatacaccccaatctcactcaaaagagaattagatacaaaagagaaaaatattctctaaaattctctaagctttaagcactccaaaagtgagatcaaaatgaaggaaaaaaaatggtgtatccCTTCTTCTCTTTGCAACACAAGTCCCTCTCTCTCGgcaactctttcttttcttcttttcttctttctctctttttcttgcttaaGTTGCTGCTGCCCTCCTCTCCTTCTTGATGACTGAATGgcttcaaataaaacaaagctagccttttctcaaagcttctagaagaagctcaatagatggagagaaagagagacgtgtgggagagaaaaaaaacaagacaaagagtatgggatgccatactACTGTGGGGCCCACGAtaagacttgtgaaaacaaGTCACAAAATCTGACAGTTTGAACTCCTCTGGTAACGATCACTTTATGTAATGACCTCTGCAGTATACCGTCTAGACTTCTCTTCTTTCTGTCTAGACACCCAACTCTGTACTTGTCTTCTTTTAATAGCTTCTTCTAGTTCTTCAACTCTTCATCAACCGAAGACCTAAGTACGAGCTACCTACGGTCcccaaaacataaaagaaagttTTGGGCCAATTTATAAAATCTAAAATGATTAAAGAGAATAGAGTATAGTATATGTATAATGTGAACAAGTAGTAAGTTTAGTATACTATAaagaactaattaattaatggcatAAGTATAGTATATAACTATAATTAACAATGTGTGACATATCATATATTATGTTTATGTATATAGTTATAGACTTATATACTAACTACTCAATATTGTCATATAGTTATATACAAACCATTAAATATGTTAGTTAACTATTTAACCATATGTCATCATATTATATAACATAGTTATAACTATAGTTAACATAGACTAACACATTAATTATTAACATAtagttatataattaaatatgctAGAACTAGATAATAGTATTAACAATTTTGTTAACTCTTAACTATAGTTAGTATTTACtatttaatatgttaatatggAGTAGTGATTTTTAGCACACCACTGCACGccagtgttaaaatattattaaaataatatttgaacaataataataataataataataataataataatattttaacatcggCATGCTTACTATTCAAGCACACCAGTGTCCTTGAAATCACTACTCGTTAATATGATATACACCTCAATCTTATATTTGTATATGCTTgggtatatatatgtgtgcactaataaaaatataatattatataggtTACTTaaatatgtgtgtatatatatacacacgaaAGAGCTTTTGAGCTAAATGAGTCGTGAGTAGTGTTGAAATTATACAAGTCATGCTCAAGAGCATTATTTGAGTCGAGCTGAGTTTATATGAGCATGTATCGTTTAATTTGAGCTAATTTTTGTGTTCAAACTCATTTATTACTCGAATAAATAGAGTTCAATTGAGCTAAGCCAAGTCTTAGCATGGCTCATTTAAAAACCCTAATTCTAcactcaattttaaataatcaTCAAagttaataatgtttttaaataCAACCGATTTGGCAAACTCCGCCTTTTCCCCTCCTATTATTTTCactccttataaaaaaaaccgtttcaaaaatcttttttatttatttattttttcacaaaaacaaacgtcttatttcacttttatatgACAGTAATCACTTcttattactaataaaaaaaaaaaaaaaaattcacaacaaaaatatttacTAGAAACAGCTGTCTATAAACTCCACCTGAGCACATCATATCACACCTCCATttattatgagaaatgctaaaggcccaacttttttgcccaacaaaagtccaacttttaccttctttttttttctaaaaaaaacaaaatggaaaatggaaaaaatgtctaaagcaaccctatctatttttggcctttcttttatttagtattttttaaaaaataaaaaatggtatttttcttcataataatgacattttcttaaaaaaaatgacattattatgaaaaaaaataccatttttcatttaaaaaaaaataccaaataaaagaaagacaaaaaatagatagggttgcttcaaacattttttctattttttatcttattttattttttaaaaataaataaggtaaaagttaaacttttattaggcaaaaaagttgggtcctaTCATTccacatttattattattgtttgcAATTGCCGAAAACCGAACAAAACAATCACACCATTCCAACCGCCTCCCTCCCTCCCGGCAATACAAACAAGCTTTacttgaaaacaaaaagaaaaaaaatagagaaatgcaTTTGAACGGGAAACCAGTCAGAGCTTGTTCTTCTCCATTCATGGCTCTCTCCcactcctctctctttctctcccactctCACTCCTCGTTCCCTGCCTACCCTAATCTCACCCGCCGCTACACCCTCCCTCGGCGCACCCAAACCCTATCCTGCAGCACCGACAACTCCACCTCCGACAAGAAATCGTTTGCGGTGGCTACTGGGGAGCTCTTCCTGGGCCTGGCCTCGCGGCTCTTCGTCAAGAGGCCCAGGAGAGGCCCCAACGGCGAGATGGGCTCGGTGGTGATGTTCGACGACTCTGGGCCGGACGATGAGAGGATTGGGGCGGTGGTGAAGGACGAGGCTGAGCCCCAGGTGATATGGGAGCAGCGCGTCAAGGATGTGGAGGCCGAGCGCCGACGCCGTGTCGTTACCAGCCCCGGGTTCAGCTTCTCCGCCGCTGGCCTTTTGTTTCCCTACCATCTTGGGGTCGCTCAGTTTCTCATTGAGAAGGGTTATATCAAGGTTGTTGTTTTTCCCACTATATTTTTGTAAACAACTTTGGAACggttgaatttgaatttttgaagaatttccacctcttgtgattttaaaattcattgCAAAAAAACGAATGGACAGTTCTCTTTTGTGTGATTTCAACCATGaggtgccaaaaaaaaaaagaaaaaaaaagaaaaaagaaaaagaagaaagctttGTTCCCTTAAGGCTTTTTCTAGTACAAAGGCTCATTTGTATTGGTTTTTGTGATTCTAGAATAGGTTCTTTCAATTTTTGCTGAAATGGATATAACCCATTTCTGTTAATTTAAAATAGCTCCCCTTTGTTGATGGTATATGTAAGTTTCAAAGCAGAAGTGGGCATCTATATCAATGCGTTCAAAGATAATTGTATATTTGTTGAGAGGTTGGAATATACTAGTGACGAGATTAGAGTGTCCTTGTGTTTTGCTTTTTGATAGCGAATACAGTTTGGGTCCTGAAAGTTACTATATCTTGCTGGTCTTGTGTTTTGGTTCGTTTCTTTTAAAAGCATCCCCCCTTGCTTGATCTGGAGTAAagttaaatcaaaatcattttaCTGGTAGTAACactcatgttttttttattcaacCTTTGTGTGCAAAATACCAGTTAACACTGATAgcttctgtttctttcttttttcttttcttattattatcttttccattttgtttttgatatttACTCCGACTTTAGCTTGTTGGTCAGTTGTTCGCTATTTCATTAGCAAATGAACAATCTAATCTTTAGCTCAAGCCATAGCATTCATAACTATTCTATATATTCTGATACAGGAAACCACACCATTAGCTGGTTCCTCAGCGGGTGCGATAGTCTGTGCGGTAGTTGCCTCTGGAGCCAGTATGGAAGAGGCATTGAAAGCTACCAAAATACTGGCTGAAGATTGCCGGAATAGAGGGACGGCATTTCGGCTTGGGGTATGTCTTTTCTTCAGTTGTGCAAAGAATATATTATTCTGTACTGATATTTCTAGGTTGAGtactattttaatatattcacGTTTGAAGAATAGTGGTGAATGGTTGTCTAGATCAGTAATTAACATAATTCTTAACACTTTCAGCGCGTGTGATCCAAAATTGATCTCTCTCTTTGTAGTGGAACTTGAGTCTCTTCATATCTGATTGATACTGTCTACTCTTTTCTATTGATCAAATGAGAGTCTACATCAGTAGACAGTAGTGGTGTTCAAGCCTTTCCCGCACCTTCACTGGTATAGAACTTTAGGCCATGTTTGTTTGTATTAGGCTTGTTCATATCTTGGACAGtatcattatattatatttactttttttttttctgcagtaTTATGATCaatttatgaaattaattaGTGTAAAATATGCAGTTGTAGAACAAGTCCTGCTACATCCAGTAGTGAAAGTTTTGTCTTGAGAATAAACATTGtgaatcatttttgtttttagtcaTTATGATCTTTTTATGACAAGGTTTGTCTGGTGAGCCCGTAttaactgcttttttttttttttggtatcttACAACTTTTTTCCAAAAACGTTAGTTAGTTGAGTATGTTATAGGTACATAAGTTCTCCAAAAAGGAAAGTACTGTATTAAAGTTGAATggattttgtatatatttttgggtCAAAATATGATTTTAGTCCCTGCACTCTGTCAGATTCCAATTTCGTTCCTGAGCTATTGATTATTTCTATTTGGTCCTTTAAGTATTAGAAATCTCTCAATGCTATCCTTTACTTTTCTTACCATGAGTTTGCAAATGGCAATTCCGATTATATATGTAAAACCCTAATCTAAGATGGAGATTTAATGAAGAATCTAGGATAAAGAGGGTAGAATAGAAGTTCATCAATTCAAACATGTCAGCTCAAAATTTGGGTCTATGGTTTATCATGATACAATAAGTAGTATGGATTTTGCTTCTTGCGAAGTGGAATCTTGTCCTTTATATGATCTTCAATTTGTTGCATGTTATGGTCATTTGAAAAAGCTAAAAAACTTGGTATTGTTTCAAATTATATAGAAATCACAAAACTGATAGTTAAGGCCCActcattttgtcatttttcaaacattttttttttttttttaatgtcggggaacctctccaaggcagggcccttcggatcCACTCCTGCAGTGTAAACCGTGGTCCCATGCACCGTACCCTCGGAAGTTTCCCTATACGGAACTAGTTAAGTCGCTAGCTTTTTATTTGGGGGTGTGGctccaaggaattgtttgcacctatGAGGTGTTAAATCTTGGACCTTGAAGGAAGCAAACCTCAAGATCAAACCTTTTCAAACATTTTGTATTGATAAATATGGAATTAAGAAAGTCAATTATACCAACAATATTGATTTTTGGAAGTTTGTGAATTCTAAAGCTCTTAAACTAGCAGCGCTATGGAAATGAGAGAGCCAACTTAATTTCCCATATAAAGTTTTGCTCAAACTTTGTCTTAATTTTTTCCAATGTCTCTTTGTATAGGCTGTTCTTCGGGATGTTCTTGACAAGTTTCTGCCAGATGATGTTCATATTAGGTCCAGTGGTAGGGTTCGTGGTAAGAATGGTTCTGCTTCCTTAAATGTGCATATTATGGTATGTGTTTAGAAAGTTTTGCTGGTGGCTAATTCTTTTTAGTTGTATGGTTGAGTATATGTATGAATGTGCATATATGTAAATGTATGTCTGTAGTGGTTATGGATTATCTAAATCCTAGTGATTTTGAGGTCATGTCTACGAGGAAATCAATATTAATAGCAAAAGATGCTTTCAAATATTTGTAGCTTGAACCCTACTTTTGACATGTTCTGAATTATGCCAGTATGTCTACCAATTGTATGTGtgcgcttcttcttcttcttcttcttggttcttttctttctattttgtcttttatttgtttttatttattctgtAATATTGGCGACTTGATGGTTTACTGTTAGTGTTGTATCGTTTTGACATCCAGAATTTCGTAAGTTAATACTCATCCCGAATTTTGCctatcttaaaggttgattgcCCATTTGCATAATAGTTTTCTTCTTGtctatatttttgtaattgaaaaaatagacaaaattaAATGCAGTCTATATAGAAACAAGGCAATGAAATGTGGGTTACAGCTGGAGATTTTGCTCGTATATTGTTGCCTGGATAACACTAGGGAACTTGATAATGCTGgtcgcttttttttttccttgattttctTATATACCTTGCATTGATTTGGTAAACTTCCCTGATAAAAAGGAACAGAAGAACATATGCAAAAGTTTGCAagtttttctttccttccaCCAACCCCttctaaggaaaagaaatacaaGCTATATAGGATAATATGAATACAGATCAAGAGTCAGAAATTTACCATGCTGTTTTCCTAGCATAGATTTATATGATTGGATCCTCTTATGAGTGGCTTGTATAATGAATTACATGCTTAATTGCTTAggaaattaaagtaaaaatgtGCTATCTTTACATGGGGGCATCTTATGCttttaattgatattgtgattaccttaacaaaagaaaaaacaacaaagtgATATCAAaggtcttttcaaaattttggaagaaCATTTTAAAGGgtcaagaacttttttttttttttgataagtaataatgatacaaaaagcgcagaggggcgcaacccacgtacacgggaagtataaacgagagcgcctaagagggagaaaaatgaaaaaggaaatcagagaaactaatccctataggagcaagccaagcggctgtccaggaatacaaagtaaagaagaagaaatgagtcaattcctctatggtcctagtggagttctcaaagcatctagcttcctttcattccaaatacaccacatgagacacagagggatcatcttccacactaccgcgcttcgGGAACGTCCTTCCGACCACCAACaatcgaacaagcccctcacTTTGCAAGGCATGACCTAATGCAACCCAAATcgatcaaaaatagtatgccaaagaatgCTCGCgatctcacaatggagaagaagatgatcgactgactctccattcttcttgcacatacaacaccactccactatcACTAGGTTCCTCTTCTGCAGGGTGTCGTGAGTCAAAATCTTGCCTAAGGCCGCGGttcacccgaaaaaagccactcgcataggcaccttagtacgccaaatgctcttccaaggaaacacctcatgatctaaattagacaaggccttgaaaagtgacttaacctcgaacttgcctttcttagacgatGACCATCGAATACGATCCACAGAACCTGTGGATatcttgcaagagtacaaccggtccaagaaagcataaatcaaatccatctcccagtcCTGTACgggccgcacaaaaatgacattccactcgacCACCCCACTCCTCCGCATGCTTCAAAGCGgaatccccacaccaaatatcatgccaaaaacgaactttcgaacccacccccacctcaaaacggatgcctttggcaaaaaaatccCAGCCTTGACAAATGTGCTTCCATAAGCACACACCATGGGAACCCGAGACCTTCTTTGTGCACCACCCACCATCCTGATCTCTATACTTAGATTTGATAACCTTATACCACaaagcctcactctcattcgcatatctccaaagccatttacctagGAGAGCTTGATTGAACTGATGCAACTTTCGAATGCCAAGCTCGCCGTACCGAAGAGGACGACAGACTTGattccaatttacaagatgcaTCTTAGGCTcgtctcccatccctccccataagaaatctctttgaactttctcaagtcttttagctacacttatAGGGATCGGAAATAgggacaaaaagtaagtcggtaGATTAGAGAgcgtactcttaatgagagttaaacgacctcctttagagagatacattctcttctaatctgccatctgacgctcaatcttttcgatcacatcattccacatagcTGTATCCTTATGCgccgccccaagagggagacccaaatacttcataggcaaatcggcaacactacacccaaggaaaTCAGCTAAACCctcaatgttctccacctccccaatagccacaattttagactttccaagattcactctcaaacccgaaacagcttcaaaacataaaagaatgagccgcacataccggatttgctcgatcgaagcttcacaaaaaatcaaggtgtcataagcaaataaagagtgagagaccACCAACTCCGATAATACCCTATTTCCCACCAAGAAGCCAGTCAAAAAGCCTAAgtcaaccgtcgcattcacTATCTTACTCAATgtctccataacaagcacaaaaagtaacggagaaagcgggtccccttgccgaattcccctcgagctattaaagaagccttccggagaaccattcacaagaatggaaaatcttaccgaCGTAATataccactctatccaagccctccacctctcgccaaaaccacatctatgcagcaaatacaacacAAAGTCCCAATTAACATGGTCGTAGGCTTTCTCCAAATCTAATTTgcaaagaacacctggcaccctTGACTTCATgcaactatccacacattcatttgcaataagaaccgaatctaggatttgacgacccccaataaaagcattttgagaatatgATATGATCTTACCCAACACAGTTCTCATCCTgttggcaagaaccttagatacaattttgtacacccctcccaccaagctaatgggctgaaagtccttcatctccaccgcttctgccttttttgggatcaaggaaataaaagttgcattcaagctttTCTCCAGCTGTCGTCTACGATGGAACTCGGCAAAAACAGCCATAACATCATTCTTAATaacaccccaacaagcttgaaaaaaagccatggagaagccATCCAGACTCGGAGCCATATCACCATCCATACCTTTAaccacctcccaaacttccttttcctcaaaatctctttctaaccaccttttatcctcctcatcaatggacaAAAAAGGCTGGTTGTCCATTCTAGGTCGCCATGTGCTTTGTTCCGAGTATAAGCTTTGATAATACCTCACAatgtgatcttttacctcaGCCGGATCATCGGATAAAACGCCGttaatacgaagcacttccacacgattATACCTGCGATGAGAGTTAGCCATTTTATGAAATAAACGAGTATTGCGGTctccctccttgagccacaaagctctcgatttttggcgccaatgaatttcttcacacaacaaggtGTTCTCCAAATCTTTCACCATATCCGCCTTTTGGGCCTTCTCCAAAGTAACAAATTATGTATGTAAGAATCCTTTAGAAGTATTTGTATTGATCATTTTCAAATCAAGAGGCTGGCCTCTAGTTTGAAGTTTTCTGTCTAGTGTAGCTTTTTACGTAGCCAAAAAACAGATTATCCATTAAAAATTAACATGGTGATTATCCAATAggtattttttaatgttaaaaattgtaAGTTTGACTTCGAAGGAATATTAAGTTCAGAGGAAGGGGTGGAGGGAGGCTGCAAGTGATAGAGAGAGGTCAAATTTTCCTTATGCATAACACAATAAGCAGTAGTTTGGTCatcgaaaaatattttgaacaaTGTGAGCATAAATTAGTGGATAAATTGTGATTAAGCATAAAATTGTCTGATAGATTACTTTAATCATACATGTTTTACTGGGAGGGTTGGGTGTCTTAAATGATGGAAAACCTGGGGGGAGGTCTTTGCTGTTCCTTTAGCCTCAGAGGTGCCTCTATAATGCCTTTTTAAAGCTTTTGGTTCATAAGGCTTTTCATCACATCATAGAGCACCTGCTTTTTATCTATATATAGCAGGCCTTCTAAGATTGATTAGATTGCTTTTGCTCATTTAGAACAACTTACTTTTCAATTCACTTCAATGTGCCACTCCTTATTATGGTCTCTTTTGTTACAGTTGCTGTAACCCAGATTCTCTGGAGACCTAGGGGTTTATTGGTCGATCAGTATGATTCCAAGGAAGATCTCATCAATGCGGTTTTCACTTCTTCTTTTATTCCAGGGTGATTAGTCAATATACCATTTTGCTTTGCAAATTGTTTCTACTGTATTAGTACATAAGTAGAACTGAAAATATATTTCAGTGCAGATATCTTGCACCAAGGCCAGCTACATTGTTTCGGAATAGACTTTGTATTGATGGTGGTTTGACGTTGTTTATGCCACCAACCTCTGCTGCACAGACGGTATTTGTAGTGACTCagtttttttccaattttgtaaAACCTGATACTTAGTATATAGGGAAGCCTTATAAATTGTAGCTTATTGCATATATTACTTATGTGGTATTTgagttaatttattttctaagtAGCAGCAGAGTAATGTTTGTGAAAAATGTATGACAGTTGCAGAGATTCCTTATTGGGATTGTTTTTCTGGAGGTCCTGAATAATTTATTGTCAGCTTAGTGTGTGTTGCCTGCTTCTGCCACtgatcttatttttttcttctcttttttaaattttatgactGGTGTGTGCTAATTATGCCAAACTGTGAAACATTCATTGCTTGATTTTGTCTCTTAATCTATCATGTGAAGACTTTTCTCTGGAAGTTCTTTTAAATTCGAAAGCAATGATTTAAGGGGGCGTTTGGGCATCTCAAAATATACTTATGAcattattttgtagtgtttTTAGACTCTTTGTGGTAATGAGATTGAATTTATTTTCTCCTCAAAAGAATGTTTTTTTGCTAAGTCTCAAAAGAATGTCAAATGAGCATGAAcacatttatctatagtatGCTCTGGCATTCAATAAGTTTAATGTGTTCACATCCTATGTCATGGATGAATCTTTTTAAAGTCCAAAAATCAGGTAGTCATTCAAATTAGTTTTGTAATGATAATATTATGAATTCGGGTCTTTAAAATATTATGGAAGCTTGCAGCATCAGTATTCCTGTTTTTCTGCTTGTTGAATTTATGacactaaaataattttttttttttttttccgtcaTGGCTGGCTTGAGAAGGTG from Corylus avellana chromosome ca1, CavTom2PMs-1.0 encodes the following:
- the LOC132185442 gene encoding uncharacterized protein LOC132185442 encodes the protein MHLNGKPVRACSSPFMALSHSSLFLSHSHSSFPAYPNLTRRYTLPRRTQTLSCSTDNSTSDKKSFAVATGELFLGLASRLFVKRPRRGPNGEMGSVVMFDDSGPDDERIGAVVKDEAEPQVIWEQRVKDVEAERRRRVVTSPGFSFSAAGLLFPYHLGVAQFLIEKGYIKETTPLAGSSAGAIVCAVVASGASMEEALKATKILAEDCRNRGTAFRLGAVLRDVLDKFLPDDVHIRSSGRVRVAVTQILWRPRGLLVDQYDSKEDLINAVFTSSFIPGYLAPRPATLFRNRLCIDGGLTLFMPPTSAAQTVRICAFPASRLGLQGIGISPDLNPENRASPRELFNWALEPAEDYVLDQLFEVGYKDAAVWAEKNPVEVVEDDNPLVGNGLASSSWL